In Phaeobacter piscinae, one genomic interval encodes:
- a CDS encoding acyl-CoA dehydrogenase C-terminal domain-containing protein yields the protein MPSYTAPIKDTQFILHNVLKISEKAIPGYDELDADFTNAVLEEAGKISSEVLHPLNTVGDTEGCRLENGVVYTPTGFKAAFEQVKEGGWTGLDMPEQYGGQNMPYIMGTAVGEMFSAANQAFTMYQGLTHGAASAILAHGTDAQKDTYLPKMVSCEWTGTMNLTEPHCGTDLGLMRTKAEPQDDGSFKITGQKIFISSGDHDMADNIIHLVLAKIPGGPEGIKGVSLFIVPKFIVKDDGSLGDRNGVSVGKIEEKMGIHGNSTCVMNYDSATGYLLGSEHKGMRAMFTMMNEARLGVGMQGLAQAEAAYQNALEYAKDRLQGRDVTGVKNPDGPADPLIVHPDIRRNLMDQKSFAEGARAFILWGAQMIDQAHRAEDKDADGLISLLTPVIKGFLTDLGYDMTVQAQQIYGGHGYIEEWGMSQYTRDARIAMIYEGANGVQALDLVGRKLAQDGGKHVMAFFEMVKGFCKENGDISEAYSKEFIEPLKAASKDLQAAGMYFMQNGMTNPNNALSGSYDFMHMFGHVCLGLMWAEMAKAAQAELDAGSSDAAFYETKIATGRYYMARRLPATALHLSRIQTGGDTVMALDADQF from the coding sequence ATGCCCAGTTATACCGCCCCGATCAAAGACACCCAGTTCATTCTGCACAATGTTCTGAAGATCTCTGAAAAGGCCATCCCCGGCTACGACGAGCTGGATGCCGATTTCACCAACGCCGTTCTGGAAGAGGCCGGCAAGATCTCCAGCGAAGTGCTGCACCCGCTGAACACCGTAGGTGACACCGAGGGCTGCCGCTTGGAAAACGGCGTGGTCTATACCCCGACCGGGTTCAAGGCCGCGTTTGAGCAAGTGAAGGAAGGCGGCTGGACCGGTCTCGACATGCCGGAGCAATACGGTGGCCAGAACATGCCCTATATCATGGGCACCGCCGTGGGCGAGATGTTCTCTGCCGCGAACCAGGCCTTCACCATGTATCAGGGTCTGACCCATGGGGCGGCGTCCGCAATCCTCGCTCATGGCACCGACGCGCAGAAAGACACCTACCTGCCGAAGATGGTTTCCTGCGAGTGGACAGGCACCATGAACCTGACCGAACCGCATTGCGGCACCGATCTGGGCCTGATGCGCACCAAGGCAGAACCGCAGGATGACGGCAGCTTCAAGATCACCGGCCAGAAGATTTTCATCTCCTCCGGCGATCACGACATGGCCGACAACATCATCCATCTGGTGCTGGCCAAGATCCCCGGCGGCCCCGAGGGCATCAAGGGCGTATCGCTGTTCATCGTTCCGAAATTCATCGTGAAGGACGATGGCTCGCTCGGCGATCGCAACGGCGTGTCGGTCGGTAAGATCGAAGAAAAGATGGGCATCCACGGCAACTCAACCTGTGTGATGAACTACGACAGCGCCACCGGCTACCTGCTCGGCAGCGAGCACAAGGGCATGCGCGCCATGTTCACCATGATGAACGAGGCCCGTCTCGGCGTGGGCATGCAAGGTCTGGCACAGGCCGAGGCCGCGTATCAAAATGCCCTGGAATACGCCAAGGACCGTCTGCAGGGGCGCGATGTCACCGGCGTGAAAAACCCGGATGGCCCGGCTGACCCGCTGATCGTGCACCCGGACATTCGCCGCAACCTGATGGATCAGAAAAGCTTCGCAGAAGGCGCCCGTGCCTTCATCCTTTGGGGCGCGCAGATGATCGACCAGGCACACCGCGCCGAGGATAAGGACGCAGATGGGCTGATCTCGCTGCTCACCCCGGTGATCAAAGGTTTCCTGACCGATCTGGGCTACGACATGACCGTTCAGGCGCAGCAGATCTACGGTGGTCACGGCTATATCGAAGAATGGGGTATGTCCCAGTACACCCGCGACGCCCGTATCGCGATGATCTATGAGGGCGCCAATGGCGTTCAGGCTCTGGATCTGGTTGGCCGCAAACTGGCGCAGGACGGTGGCAAACACGTCATGGCGTTCTTTGAGATGGTCAAAGGTTTCTGCAAGGAAAACGGCGATATCTCCGAAGCTTACAGCAAGGAGTTCATTGAACCTCTGAAAGCTGCGTCGAAGGATCTGCAGGCCGCTGGCATGTACTTCATGCAAAACGGCATGACCAATCCGAACAACGCGCTCTCCGGCTCTTATGACTTCATGCATATGTTTGGCCATGTCTGCCTCGGCCTGATGTGGGCTGAGATGGCGAAAGCCGCGCAGGCTGAGCTTGACGCCGGGTCTTCTGACGCCGCGTTCTACGAGACAAAAATCGCGACCGGGCGCTATTACATGGCACGCCGACTGCCTGCGACCGCGCTGCACCTCAGCCGCATTCAGACCGGTGGCGACACCGTTATGGCGCTGGACGCAGACCAGTTCTGA
- a CDS encoding PaaI family thioesterase, whose product MVDKTRFARQFIEAIPHAQELGMRLTELGEGTAEIIMPYDEKLIGDPETGVIHGGAVSALMDTCCGAAVMCHPSGPGGTATIDLRIDYMRAATPGQRILTRATCHHMTRNVAFVRATAMDEDEANPVATAVGAFTVESKF is encoded by the coding sequence ATGGTCGACAAGACGCGATTTGCGCGACAGTTCATAGAAGCCATTCCTCACGCGCAGGAGCTGGGGATGAGGTTGACGGAACTGGGGGAGGGCACCGCCGAGATTATCATGCCCTATGATGAGAAGCTGATTGGGGATCCGGAAACTGGAGTTATTCATGGGGGGGCTGTATCGGCGCTGATGGATACCTGTTGCGGCGCTGCGGTGATGTGCCATCCTTCGGGGCCAGGGGGAACTGCAACCATTGATCTGCGCATTGATTACATGCGCGCGGCAACTCCCGGACAACGGATCCTGACCCGTGCCACCTGTCATCACATGACCCGCAATGTCGCCTTTGTGCGCGCCACCGCCATGGACGAGGACGAGGCAAACCCGGTCGCGACCGCTGTTGGCGCCTTTACAGTGGAGAGCAAGTTTTGA
- the arsC gene encoding arsenate reductase (glutaredoxin) (This arsenate reductase requires both glutathione and glutaredoxin to convert arsenate to arsenite, after which the efflux transporter formed by ArsA and ArsB can extrude the arsenite from the cell, providing resistance.): protein MITYWHNPRCSKSRAGLALLEERGATVTVRLYLNDAPSEAELTAVQAKLGVRAIDMMRKGEKIFKELNLSTTDDDTRLVAAMAAHPILIERPIAITEETAIIGRPTESLTALL, encoded by the coding sequence ATGATCACCTATTGGCACAACCCGCGCTGCTCCAAATCCCGTGCGGGCCTTGCCCTGCTGGAAGAACGCGGCGCGACGGTGACCGTGCGGCTTTATCTCAATGATGCCCCGTCAGAGGCTGAGCTGACTGCGGTTCAGGCCAAGCTTGGTGTTCGCGCAATCGATATGATGCGCAAGGGTGAGAAGATCTTCAAAGAGCTGAACCTCAGCACGACCGATGACGACACGCGCCTGGTTGCAGCGATGGCGGCCCACCCGATCCTGATTGAGCGTCCCATCGCAATCACCGAGGAAACCGCAATCATCGGTCGTCCAACCGAGAGTCTCACTGCGCTCCTCTGA
- a CDS encoding quinone-dependent dihydroorotate dehydrogenase — MSLTERLALAALHRCDPEAAHGLSIKALKMGLTPTPGPVTSARLTTRIAGLDLPNPVGLAAGFDKNAEALRPLSQAGFGFIEVGAATPRPQPGNPKPRLFRLTEDQAAINRFGFNNEGMTVIGQRLAARPKDAVIGLNLGANKDSSDRAADFAKVLAHCGAHLDFATVNVSSPNTEKLRDLQGKAALSALLNGVIETRDGLDRRVPVFLKIAPDLDRAGIEDIAEVAIETGIDAVIATNTTLERSGLNSAHHDEAGGLSGAPLFEKSTRVLAQLSELLDSRVPLVGVGGISNAEQAYAKICAGASAVQFYTAMVYAGLSLAGDIARGLDQLLARDGFSNVAEAVGSKRGDWL; from the coding sequence GTGAGCCTGACCGAACGTCTCGCCCTTGCGGCGCTGCACCGCTGTGATCCAGAGGCTGCCCATGGCCTGTCGATCAAGGCGCTGAAAATGGGTCTGACGCCGACGCCTGGCCCGGTCACATCTGCGCGGCTTACGACGCGGATCGCGGGCCTTGATCTGCCCAACCCGGTTGGGTTGGCTGCCGGCTTTGACAAAAACGCAGAGGCGCTGCGCCCGCTCAGCCAGGCCGGTTTCGGGTTCATTGAAGTAGGCGCCGCCACCCCCCGGCCCCAACCCGGCAACCCCAAGCCACGCCTGTTCCGCCTGACCGAAGATCAGGCCGCGATCAACCGGTTCGGCTTCAACAATGAGGGCATGACCGTGATCGGTCAGCGCCTCGCGGCCCGCCCAAAGGATGCTGTGATCGGCCTCAACCTTGGCGCCAACAAGGACAGCAGCGACCGCGCAGCAGATTTTGCCAAGGTGCTGGCCCATTGCGGCGCGCATCTGGATTTCGCCACGGTCAATGTCTCCTCTCCCAACACCGAAAAACTGCGCGACCTTCAGGGCAAGGCGGCGCTCTCGGCCCTGCTCAACGGCGTGATCGAGACCCGCGACGGGTTGGATCGGCGGGTGCCTGTGTTCCTGAAAATCGCCCCGGACCTTGATCGCGCCGGGATCGAAGACATTGCGGAGGTGGCGATTGAAACCGGGATTGATGCGGTGATTGCCACCAATACCACCCTTGAGCGGTCAGGGCTGAACAGCGCCCATCACGATGAAGCGGGCGGGCTGTCTGGTGCGCCACTGTTTGAGAAATCCACCCGTGTTCTGGCGCAGCTGTCTGAGCTGCTCGACAGTCGTGTGCCGCTGGTGGGCGTCGGCGGCATCTCCAATGCCGAGCAGGCCTATGCCAAGATCTGCGCCGGCGCCTCGGCAGTGCAATTCTATACCGCCATGGTCTATGCAGGGCTGTCTCTGGCCGGTGACATCGCGCGGGGGCTGGATCAGCTGCTGGCGCGAGACGGGTTCTCCAACGTCGCTGAGGCCGTTGGCAGTAAAAGAGGAGACTGGCTATGA
- a CDS encoding MATE family efflux transporter, giving the protein MTSVAAEGAKPITHKRVLKIALPIVLSNATVPILGAVDTGVVGQMGQAAPIGAVGIGAVILATIYWIFGFLRMGTTGLAAQARGAGDWAETGALLTRGILLAFAAGAVFIVGQAAVFWGAFALAPASAEVEGLARAYLEIRIWGAPATIALYAVTGWLIAVERTRGVFVLQIWMNGLNILLDLWFVLSLGWGVEGVAAATLIAEWSGLALGLWLCRDAFAGRQWRDWARVFDPVRLKRMMQVNGDIMVRSVLLTGSFTTFLFIGADLGDVTLAANQVLLQFVEITAFALDGFAFSAEALVGSAVGAKARMQLRRAAVVASQWGVGGAIALGLLFWLGGGWLIDVMSTSEEVRAAGRDYLIWAAILPLISVASYMFDGIYIGATWTRDMRIAMLQSVAIYVVALVVLVPTLGNHGLWAALMVLNLARGTTLGLRYPRLEAQVGS; this is encoded by the coding sequence ATGACAAGCGTTGCCGCCGAAGGGGCCAAGCCGATCACCCATAAGCGCGTGTTGAAAATCGCGCTGCCGATCGTGCTGTCGAATGCCACCGTCCCGATCCTGGGTGCGGTGGATACCGGCGTGGTTGGCCAGATGGGGCAGGCGGCACCAATTGGCGCGGTTGGCATCGGGGCGGTCATTCTGGCGACGATCTACTGGATCTTCGGATTTCTACGGATGGGCACCACAGGGCTCGCTGCGCAGGCGCGCGGTGCTGGCGACTGGGCCGAGACAGGCGCGCTGCTGACCCGGGGCATCCTACTGGCCTTCGCTGCGGGCGCCGTATTTATCGTCGGACAGGCTGCTGTGTTCTGGGGCGCCTTTGCGCTGGCGCCAGCCAGTGCCGAGGTCGAAGGGCTGGCGCGGGCCTATCTGGAAATCCGGATTTGGGGCGCACCGGCGACCATTGCGCTTTATGCGGTGACCGGCTGGTTGATCGCGGTGGAGCGGACGCGCGGGGTCTTTGTGCTCCAGATCTGGATGAATGGCCTCAATATCCTTCTGGATCTGTGGTTTGTGCTGAGCCTTGGCTGGGGCGTTGAGGGTGTCGCCGCCGCGACCCTTATTGCGGAGTGGAGCGGCCTTGCGCTGGGGCTTTGGCTGTGTCGTGATGCCTTTGCGGGACGTCAGTGGCGCGACTGGGCGCGGGTCTTTGATCCGGTTCGCCTCAAGCGTATGATGCAGGTGAATGGCGACATCATGGTCCGCTCTGTCTTGCTGACCGGATCTTTCACCACCTTCCTGTTCATTGGGGCCGATCTGGGCGATGTCACGCTGGCGGCCAATCAGGTGCTGCTGCAATTTGTTGAAATCACCGCCTTCGCGCTAGACGGTTTTGCCTTCTCCGCAGAGGCGCTGGTCGGCAGCGCAGTGGGGGCCAAGGCGCGGATGCAGCTGCGGCGCGCGGCGGTTGTGGCCAGCCAATGGGGCGTTGGCGGCGCAATTGCGCTGGGGCTGCTCTTCTGGCTTGGCGGTGGGTGGCTGATTGACGTGATGTCCACGTCTGAGGAGGTGCGCGCGGCGGGGCGTGATTATTTGATCTGGGCGGCCATCCTGCCGCTGATCAGCGTCGCCAGCTATATGTTTGACGGCATTTACATCGGTGCCACCTGGACCCGAGATATGCGGATCGCGATGCTGCAATCAGTGGCAATCTACGTCGTTGCGCTTGTTGTTCTGGTGCCAACACTGGGCAACCACGGGCTCTGGGCGGCGCTGATGGTGCTGAATTTGGCGCGCGGCACCACGCTTGGTCTGCGCTATCCACGACTGGAGGCGCAGGTCGGCAGCTAG
- a CDS encoding PaaI family thioesterase, with protein MSRPRPEPVQVVKQRRDAALAALVASVPYARFLNITFDRRGDELTAQLNFDHKLIGNPFLPAIHGGVTAAFLEMTAVMTLTWANLWERIESGSLDVEELAAGKLPRQPKTIDFTVDYLRSGLPRDAYARATVSRSGRRYASVHVAAWQDHRDKLFAQATGHFLMPQEAATHSSASPEFVADAAPGDKA; from the coding sequence TTGAGCCGCCCCCGTCCCGAACCCGTCCAAGTGGTGAAACAGCGGCGCGATGCAGCGCTCGCCGCCCTTGTGGCGTCCGTGCCCTATGCGCGCTTTCTCAACATCACATTTGACCGCCGAGGGGATGAGCTGACGGCCCAGTTGAATTTTGACCACAAACTGATTGGGAACCCATTTCTGCCTGCCATTCACGGTGGCGTGACAGCCGCGTTTCTGGAGATGACAGCGGTCATGACGCTGACCTGGGCTAACCTCTGGGAGCGCATCGAAAGCGGCAGTCTTGATGTTGAGGAATTGGCCGCTGGTAAGCTGCCGCGCCAGCCCAAGACCATTGATTTCACTGTGGACTACCTGCGGTCTGGCCTGCCGAGGGATGCCTATGCACGGGCCACGGTGTCGCGGTCTGGTCGTCGCTATGCCTCGGTCCATGTGGCGGCTTGGCAGGATCACCGGGACAAGCTTTTTGCTCAGGCAACGGGCCACTTTCTGATGCCGCAGGAGGCGGCCACGCACTCCTCGGCCTCGCCGGAATTTGTGGCGGATGCTGCGCCGGGCGATAAGGCCTAG
- a CDS encoding MerR family transcriptional regulator has product MTEQKLSFKEMCSEFDVTPRTLRYYEYIELLQPDREGRSRFYGARERARMKLIMRGRKFGFQLEEIRQWLLIYENEGDEAQNRAFVEMADRQMGELRKQREQLDEALQELHDLRATTLSLLSQDA; this is encoded by the coding sequence ATGACCGAACAGAAATTGTCATTCAAGGAGATGTGCAGCGAATTCGACGTGACCCCGCGCACGCTTCGCTACTATGAGTACATCGAATTGTTGCAGCCCGACCGTGAAGGTCGATCCCGCTTTTATGGCGCCCGTGAGCGCGCCCGGATGAAGCTGATCATGCGTGGACGTAAGTTCGGCTTTCAGCTGGAAGAGATCCGCCAATGGCTGCTGATCTATGAGAATGAGGGCGATGAGGCGCAAAACCGCGCGTTTGTCGAAATGGCCGACCGCCAGATGGGGGAGCTGCGCAAGCAGCGCGAGCAGCTGGACGAGGCCCTGCAGGAGCTTCACGACCTGCGCGCCACGACGCTGAGCCTGCTGTCGCAGGACGCCTGA
- a CDS encoding MerR family transcriptional regulator, giving the protein MTDETKTIRQMCDEFGVTPRTLRFYEAKELLFPIREGQKRLFTKRDQARLKLILRGKRFGFSLEEIRQLLNLYHMGDQQLTQLTRTYDIACERLADMERQRDELNEAIDDLKEQLRWGDRVIASMTAKQEAAE; this is encoded by the coding sequence ATGACCGATGAAACCAAGACCATCCGCCAGATGTGCGATGAGTTCGGCGTAACGCCGCGCACATTGCGGTTTTACGAAGCCAAAGAGCTGTTGTTTCCAATCCGCGAGGGTCAGAAACGCCTCTTTACCAAACGCGACCAGGCCCGGCTGAAGCTGATCCTGCGTGGCAAGCGGTTTGGCTTCAGCCTCGAGGAAATCCGGCAACTTCTGAACCTCTATCATATGGGCGACCAGCAGCTGACACAGCTGACCCGCACCTATGACATCGCCTGCGAGCGTCTCGCCGATATGGAGCGCCAGCGCGATGAACTGAACGAGGCGATTGACGACTTGAAAGAGCAACTGCGTTGGGGGGATCGCGTGATCGCCTCAATGACCGCCAAACAAGAAGCCGCGGAATAG